The sequence GGCGGAATTATCAGGGCGGGCCAATAGCGGCGCGCCAGCAGGATCAGCAGCGCGAGATAGACGCCGTGTGGCAGAAACAGCGCCGCCTGGTTGCCGTTGCGGGTCAGATAGAAACCGAGCGTCCACAGCATCAGCCAGCCGCTGCCCCAGGCCAACAGGATAAACAGCGAGATAACCCAGGGCCGGAAGCGGGGCGACATCAATGCCCCGCCAGCAGCTGATGGTCGAGAGCGAAATGCACCAGCTCGATGGTGCTGTTGCACTGCAGCTTGCCCAGGACGTTGGCGCGATGCACGTGCACCGTTTTATGGCTGAGATCGAGCTTGAACGCGATCTCCTTTACGCTGTCGCCTTTGACCAGCAGATCGAAGATTTCACGCTCGCGCGGGGTCAGCACTTCCAGCGCGGTGGCCGGCCGCTCGCCGCCGCGCAGCGCCCGCAGCGCGTCGGCGCATAGGTAATGGCCGCCCATATCGACGGAACGCACCGCCTGCACCAGCTCTTCCGGCCCGCAGCGTTTGGTCAGATAGCCGCTGGCGCCGGCGTCCAGCGCGCTCTGCACGAAGGTGGGGGAGTCATAGATGCTGAGGATGATTGCGCGGAACTGCGGCTTCTGCGCCCGCAGGCGTTTCAACAGGCTGAGGCCGTTTTCATCCGGCATGGCGATGTCCATCACCGCGACGTTGACGTCGTCGCGCAGCAATGCCGGCCAGGCCGCCGCTGCGCTGCTGTATTGCCCCACCACGTCGAGATCGTCCTCGAGGTTGAGCAACTGCGCAAAGCCGGAGCGCACCACCACATGGTCATCCACCAGTATCACACGGATCATTTTTCGCACTCTGTTGACGAATCATGGCCCTATGATGCCTGCCGCCGCGGTGCTGGCAATCAGCCAAGCGCGGTTATGCAATCGGTGTAACAGAATCGTAATAAAAGGGCGCCGCCTGCGCCGTCAACGATCCAAATCGATGGCGAAATGCTGCCACAGCGCGGCGCGCCGCTCCTCTTCCGAATGCAGCGTCGTTTCGTGGCGCTGATGATCTTCGGTCACGATCAGCTTCATGTCGCTGAGGGTCACCCGGCCGTGGTCCGTCGGCCGTGAACACACCAGCCGCTGGGTGAAGTGCGACTGCGGCGAGGTGCTGTGGAAGCGGCACATCTCGTCGAACTCATGCAGCTCGCGCGGCTGAACGGTAAAGCGATACAGGGTTTTGGCATGCGAACGTTGGTCGCCGTTGCGGCGCTCCAGCAGGTAATAGTCGCCTTCCCGCTCCAGGTGGAAGGTGCCGCTGGCCTGCGGTTGCGGCTCGGCGGCGACGATCTTCAGCGGCGTCAGGAAGGAATCGCCGAAACCGACGTCCACCAGCCAGGCCTGGCCCGCCAGATCCACCCGCAGCGCCAGATGGTCGTAGGGCGGGCCGAAATGGCCGTCGCGCGCGCGGATCTCGCCGGAGATGAAGCTCACCTTGAAACCGATCTCCCGCAGCAGCAGGGCGAACAGCGCGTTCAGCTCATAACAGAAACCGCCGCGGTTGCGCTCGACCACCTTGCTGAACAGCGCCTCCGGCGCCAGCTGAATACCCTGATGATAAATAATGCTCAGGTTCTCGAACGGGACGCTCAGCATGTGGCGATGGTGCAGCTGTTGCAACGTGTGGAGGTCAGGGCGGGCGGCGCCGGTAAAGCCGATATGCTGCAGGTAGCGTTGGGTATCCACAGGGAGTCTCGCATGAGAAAAAGTAGGCATAAAATAGCGGGCTTTGCGGCTTTTGTGAGCGCATTACGTGCTGCGCTGTCGCTGCTGCCGCAAACTGTCACTGGTCGGCGTTAGCCTGTTCCCCTGAGTTCAATCTGGCAGGAGAACGGTTATGCAAGATTTCAAACATCGGGTGGCGCTGGTGACCGGCGCTTCCACCGGCATCGGCGAAGCGATCGCCGCCGAACTGTT comes from Serratia sarumanii and encodes:
- a CDS encoding response regulator transcription factor, translated to MIRVILVDDHVVVRSGFAQLLNLEDDLDVVGQYSSAAAAWPALLRDDVNVAVMDIAMPDENGLSLLKRLRAQKPQFRAIILSIYDSPTFVQSALDAGASGYLTKRCGPEELVQAVRSVDMGGHYLCADALRALRGGERPATALEVLTPREREIFDLLVKGDSVKEIAFKLDLSHKTVHVHRANVLGKLQCNSTIELVHFALDHQLLAGH
- a CDS encoding arylamine N-acetyltransferase family protein yields the protein MDTQRYLQHIGFTGAARPDLHTLQQLHHRHMLSVPFENLSIIYHQGIQLAPEALFSKVVERNRGGFCYELNALFALLLREIGFKVSFISGEIRARDGHFGPPYDHLALRVDLAGQAWLVDVGFGDSFLTPLKIVAAEPQPQASGTFHLEREGDYYLLERRNGDQRSHAKTLYRFTVQPRELHEFDEMCRFHSTSPQSHFTQRLVCSRPTDHGRVTLSDMKLIVTEDHQRHETTLHSEEERRAALWQHFAIDLDR